A single Flavobacterium sp. 1 DNA region contains:
- a CDS encoding NUDIX domain-containing protein → MAENKIKNKFVSNDTTWVMRDITIDCAVFGYDNGSLKILLVQHGEGVSMNQWGLPGGWITEKEHIKGAAYRLLKKVTGLDNIYLKQLKAFGAPDRYPAARIVTIGYYAIIKRTDYSITAGGSASDAQWYSINDVPELAFDHSKILKYALKRLRKKVKKTPIGFSLLPKKFTLLELMRLYEEILGYEMDKPNFRRKFLNMKLLKPLSEKQQNVKYRAAQLYEFDPEIYQKLTKKGFSFEF, encoded by the coding sequence GTGGCAGAAAATAAAATTAAAAACAAGTTTGTGAGCAATGATACTACATGGGTAATGAGAGACATAACCATTGACTGTGCAGTATTTGGATATGACAATGGAAGCCTTAAAATACTCTTAGTCCAGCATGGCGAAGGAGTATCAATGAACCAATGGGGGCTTCCTGGAGGTTGGATTACGGAGAAAGAACATATAAAAGGAGCCGCTTACAGACTGCTAAAAAAAGTCACAGGACTTGATAACATTTATCTCAAGCAGCTAAAAGCTTTCGGTGCTCCTGATCGTTATCCCGCAGCCCGAATTGTCACAATAGGCTACTATGCCATAATCAAACGCACTGACTACAGCATCACAGCAGGTGGCAGCGCCTCTGACGCGCAATGGTATAGTATTAATGATGTGCCTGAACTAGCTTTCGATCACAGTAAAATATTGAAATATGCCCTCAAAAGACTTCGGAAAAAAGTTAAAAAAACACCTATAGGTTTTTCATTGCTTCCAAAAAAATTCACTTTGCTTGAACTTATGCGTTTATATGAAGAAATTTTAGGATACGAAATGGACAAACCTAATTTCAGGCGTAAATTTCTTAACATGAAACTGCTAAAGCCTCTGTCTGAAAAACAGCAAAATGTTAAATACAGAGCTGCCCAGCTTTATGAATTTGACCCTGAGATTTATCAAAAGCTGACTAAAAAAGGATTCAGTTTCGAATTTTAA
- a CDS encoding glycoside hydrolase family 97 protein: MKSKIILVLVVIFCSGFSWSQKAVLQSPNQKIVAALYAINTNNNGEWYLKVSYHADKNTSEILPKVKLGLSRSDQDFSKELIFLKASKPKIIKEHYMLPFGKKSLRDNTANEITISFENPNKAKLNLIIRAYNDGLTFRYEFPEKQGSFSIIDEFTAYQIPKGSERWLEKWNTANEGLYAASSDDKILQQEWCYPALFNSADKACWYLLHEADLSRTYCGTKLSNTQDINTYKLTFPDPKDGRGTGESNPSISLPWQSPWRVISIGSLADIVESTLVEDVSAPTSFKSVDWIKPGKVSWNYWSSNHGTKDYKTVCEFTDLAVKMNWPYTLLDWEWDAMANGGNLEDALKYIHSKGIKPLMWYNSGGNHTWVSSTPKDRMLTHENRVEEFTKLKKMGVAGVKIDFFESEKQDMIKYYLDILEDAAQFEMMVYFHGCIVPRGWSRTYPNLMTYEAVRGAEWYNNGPEFSITAPEHNTVLPFTRNAVGAMDYTPVTFTNSQFPHHTSYGHELALSVIFESPLQHLADRPEGYYELPDEAKTFLKEVPTAWDNTKLIDGYPGLEVTMARQKGDSWFVGGINASERQEKTKKIKLDFLKEGVNYRAVIIADGNHDKDFNSQVMAVNKNSTIEVKLLRRGGFVISLNPIYK, from the coding sequence ATGAAATCAAAAATTATTTTAGTTCTAGTTGTTATATTTTGTTCTGGTTTTTCTTGGTCACAAAAAGCAGTACTGCAATCCCCCAATCAAAAAATTGTGGCAGCATTGTATGCTATCAATACTAATAATAATGGGGAATGGTATTTGAAAGTGTCATATCATGCAGATAAAAACACATCCGAGATTCTTCCCAAAGTAAAACTTGGGCTTTCTCGAAGCGATCAAGATTTTTCGAAAGAACTCATTTTTTTAAAAGCCAGTAAGCCAAAAATAATAAAGGAACATTATATGCTTCCTTTTGGTAAAAAGTCATTACGGGACAATACAGCAAATGAAATAACGATTTCATTTGAAAATCCAAATAAAGCAAAATTGAACCTTATTATTAGAGCCTATAACGACGGGCTTACTTTTCGATATGAATTTCCAGAAAAACAAGGCTCGTTTAGTATAATAGATGAATTTACTGCTTATCAAATACCAAAAGGAAGCGAGCGATGGCTGGAAAAATGGAATACTGCAAATGAAGGTTTATATGCTGCTTCCAGCGACGATAAAATACTTCAGCAAGAATGGTGTTATCCTGCACTATTCAACTCTGCCGACAAAGCATGCTGGTATTTGCTTCATGAGGCAGATTTAAGCCGAACGTATTGCGGAACAAAGTTAAGTAATACTCAAGATATAAATACTTATAAGCTTACTTTTCCAGACCCTAAAGATGGTAGAGGCACTGGAGAATCAAATCCAAGTATTTCGCTTCCATGGCAATCGCCTTGGAGGGTAATCAGCATTGGCAGTTTAGCCGATATTGTGGAAAGCACTTTGGTTGAAGATGTGTCAGCTCCCACTAGTTTCAAAAGCGTTGATTGGATAAAACCTGGTAAAGTGTCTTGGAATTATTGGTCAAGTAATCACGGAACCAAAGATTATAAAACCGTATGCGAATTTACCGATTTGGCTGTAAAAATGAATTGGCCTTATACTCTTTTAGATTGGGAATGGGATGCTATGGCAAATGGCGGAAATCTTGAAGATGCTTTAAAATACATACATTCCAAAGGAATAAAACCTCTGATGTGGTACAACTCTGGAGGTAATCACACCTGGGTTTCATCTACTCCAAAAGATCGTATGCTTACTCATGAAAACAGGGTTGAAGAATTTACCAAACTCAAAAAAATGGGAGTTGCTGGGGTCAAAATTGATTTTTTTGAAAGCGAAAAACAGGATATGATTAAATATTATCTTGACATTTTAGAAGATGCAGCACAATTCGAAATGATGGTATATTTTCATGGCTGTATTGTACCGCGCGGATGGTCACGCACTTATCCTAATTTAATGACTTATGAAGCAGTGCGAGGAGCAGAATGGTATAATAACGGTCCGGAATTTTCGATTACAGCACCAGAGCATAATACAGTTTTGCCTTTTACAAGAAATGCAGTTGGAGCAATGGATTATACTCCAGTTACCTTTACCAATTCTCAATTTCCACATCATACCTCTTATGGACATGAGCTGGCTCTTTCCGTGATTTTCGAGTCTCCTTTACAGCATTTGGCAGACAGACCGGAAGGTTATTATGAACTGCCAGATGAAGCTAAAACTTTTTTGAAAGAAGTACCGACAGCTTGGGATAATACAAAACTTATTGATGGTTATCCAGGACTGGAAGTTACTATGGCACGCCAAAAAGGTGATTCATGGTTTGTTGGAGGCATTAATGCCTCAGAGCGCCAAGAAAAGACAAAAAAAATCAAGCTAGATTTTTTGAAAGAAGGGGTTAACTATCGTGCAGTGATCATTGCCGATGGTAATCATGATAAGGATTTTAATTCACAAGTAATGGCAGTAAATAAAAATAGCACTATTGAGGTAAAACTGCTTCGCAGAGGAGGTTTTGTCATTTCTTTAAACCCAATATATAAATAG
- a CDS encoding beta-L-arabinofuranosidase domain-containing protein: MKLHKLFICAMLGFGSLNTASVWAQDGDQILDGIGETGLIARYVFDGDAKDWSRNNLHGKSESKLNFINDDLFGKVLSLTPDNKTFVAIPGEAFAGEESLSISGWIYLRSVQRNQHFFDFGKNAKSHFFVVPAGINNDAGFHSEIITGSGGKYKTDSPILEANKWNHVAIVIDIPSQSLNAYVNGVLVSTTKNVNLKLEQLFDSNAGKNNMLYIGKSFLSEGSYLNAKLHDFRLYRVPLNEKQIGKIYHNSLKEEGEEEEETEEAVGDLPKFSKTTPQLYNQYLTSVSDVKIETVVGSLPRLPRYVKGVYRNGIEGPEVRVIWPAPTDNNSVLNAGQYTVIGSVAGTDLKPKAVVTVKVAKESATPELKLKAFHLDEVSLDSDLHGHNTKFIENRNKFIKNLAKTNPDSFLYMFRNAFGQKQPEGADALGVWDTQDTKLRGHATGHYLTAIAQAYASTGYDKELHANFANKMEYMVNTLYQLAQMSGQPQTAGGTYVSDPTAVPKGPGKADYDSDLSNEGIRTDYWNWGKGFISAYPPDQFIMLEKGATYGGQKIQIWAPYYTLHKILAGLMDIYEVSGNKKALETAKGMGDWVHARMKQLPNETLISMWNRYIAGEFGGMNEAMARLYRITNEHRYLEVAQLFDNIKVFYGDAKHSHGLAKNVDTFRGLHANQHIPQIMGALEMYQDSNAPDYYRIADNFWYKTTNDYMYSIGGVAGASNPANAECFISQPATIYENGFSAGGQNETCATYNMLKLTSNLFLYEQRGELMDYYERGLYNDILASVAENTAANTYHIPLRPGSIKQFGNAKMNGFTCCNGTALESNTKFQNSIYFKSIDNQVLYVNLYVPSTLKWTERNVTIVQKTDFPNEDHTLLTIKGEGKFDVNVRVPNWATKGFFVKINGKEEKVKAVPGSYLTLSRKWKDGDTIELRMPFQFHLDPVMDQQNIASLFYGPILLAAQESEPLKEWRKVTLDAKDISKSINGDPEKLQFVIDGVIFKPFYNTYGRHSVYLDVTLK, encoded by the coding sequence ATGAAATTACACAAGCTTTTTATATGTGCAATGTTAGGTTTTGGTTCTCTGAATACAGCATCCGTTTGGGCACAAGATGGTGACCAGATTTTAGATGGTATTGGCGAAACTGGATTAATTGCCCGTTATGTGTTTGATGGAGATGCAAAGGATTGGTCACGAAATAATTTACACGGCAAATCGGAATCGAAATTAAATTTTATAAATGACGATCTGTTTGGTAAAGTACTTTCCTTAACACCAGATAATAAAACTTTTGTTGCAATTCCGGGAGAGGCGTTTGCTGGTGAAGAATCACTTAGTATCTCAGGATGGATATATTTGCGTTCGGTGCAGCGCAATCAGCATTTTTTTGATTTTGGAAAAAATGCTAAATCACATTTTTTTGTTGTACCAGCGGGAATCAATAATGATGCTGGCTTTCATTCTGAAATTATCACAGGTTCAGGAGGAAAATATAAAACGGATTCACCAATTTTAGAAGCTAATAAGTGGAATCATGTAGCAATTGTTATTGATATTCCTTCACAATCATTAAATGCTTATGTAAATGGTGTCCTTGTAAGTACAACTAAGAATGTAAATCTCAAATTAGAACAATTATTCGATAGTAATGCGGGTAAAAATAATATGCTTTATATAGGGAAATCGTTTTTATCTGAGGGTTCTTATCTAAATGCAAAATTGCATGATTTCAGATTGTATAGAGTTCCTTTAAATGAAAAACAAATTGGAAAAATTTACCATAATTCCTTGAAAGAAGAAGGGGAAGAGGAAGAAGAAACAGAAGAGGCTGTAGGCGATTTACCAAAGTTCTCCAAAACTACTCCTCAATTATATAATCAATATCTCACTAGTGTGTCCGACGTTAAAATAGAGACAGTAGTTGGCAGTCTTCCAAGATTACCGCGATATGTTAAGGGGGTTTATCGAAATGGAATTGAGGGACCAGAAGTACGGGTTATTTGGCCAGCTCCAACAGATAACAATTCAGTGCTTAATGCTGGGCAATATACGGTAATAGGGAGTGTAGCAGGTACTGATTTAAAGCCGAAAGCCGTTGTTACAGTAAAAGTTGCCAAAGAATCTGCCACACCAGAACTTAAGCTGAAAGCTTTCCATTTGGATGAAGTATCATTGGACTCAGATCTCCATGGGCACAATACAAAATTTATTGAAAATCGTAATAAGTTCATAAAAAATCTCGCTAAGACAAATCCGGATTCTTTTCTCTATATGTTTCGAAATGCCTTTGGACAAAAACAGCCCGAAGGAGCAGATGCATTAGGAGTATGGGATACTCAAGATACCAAATTACGTGGACATGCCACAGGACATTACTTGACAGCAATTGCTCAGGCCTATGCCAGTACTGGATATGACAAGGAATTACATGCTAATTTTGCTAATAAGATGGAGTATATGGTCAATACGCTTTATCAATTGGCACAGATGTCTGGACAACCGCAAACCGCTGGAGGAACTTATGTATCTGACCCTACCGCAGTTCCTAAAGGACCAGGCAAAGCAGATTATGATTCGGATTTGAGTAATGAGGGTATTCGTACTGATTACTGGAATTGGGGAAAAGGTTTCATTAGTGCCTACCCGCCAGATCAGTTTATAATGCTGGAAAAAGGCGCAACTTATGGTGGTCAGAAAATACAAATTTGGGCACCTTACTATACTTTGCATAAAATTCTTGCGGGTCTAATGGATATTTATGAGGTGAGTGGCAATAAAAAAGCCCTTGAAACGGCCAAAGGCATGGGAGATTGGGTTCACGCAAGAATGAAACAGTTGCCAAATGAAACGCTTATCAGTATGTGGAATCGATACATTGCGGGAGAGTTTGGAGGAATGAATGAAGCTATGGCACGTCTTTACAGAATAACAAATGAACATCGCTATCTGGAAGTAGCCCAATTATTTGACAATATTAAAGTGTTTTATGGAGATGCTAAGCATTCCCACGGGTTGGCCAAAAATGTTGACACTTTCCGTGGATTGCATGCTAATCAGCATATACCCCAAATTATGGGAGCACTGGAAATGTATCAGGATTCTAATGCTCCTGATTATTACCGCATAGCTGACAATTTTTGGTACAAAACCACAAATGATTATATGTACAGCATTGGGGGAGTTGCCGGAGCAAGCAATCCCGCAAATGCCGAATGCTTTATCAGTCAGCCTGCTACAATTTATGAAAACGGTTTTTCGGCAGGGGGGCAAAATGAAACTTGTGCAACGTATAACATGCTGAAATTGACCAGTAACTTGTTTCTTTATGAACAGCGCGGGGAATTAATGGATTACTATGAGCGCGGGCTGTATAATGACATTCTTGCTTCTGTAGCAGAAAATACGGCTGCAAATACGTATCATATACCATTGCGTCCAGGTTCGATAAAACAGTTTGGTAATGCAAAAATGAATGGTTTTACGTGCTGTAATGGAACGGCTTTAGAAAGCAACACGAAATTCCAGAATTCAATTTATTTTAAAAGCATTGATAACCAGGTTCTCTATGTTAATCTGTATGTACCCTCAACACTAAAATGGACTGAAAGGAATGTGACAATTGTGCAAAAGACAGATTTTCCAAATGAAGACCATACACTTTTAACAATAAAAGGCGAAGGAAAATTTGATGTTAATGTGCGTGTCCCAAATTGGGCCACTAAAGGTTTTTTCGTAAAAATAAATGGTAAGGAAGAAAAAGTAAAAGCTGTTCCGGGAAGCTACCTTACATTAAGCCGTAAATGGAAAGATGGGGATACAATTGAGCTGCGTATGCCATTTCAATTTCATTTGGATCCAGTAATGGATCAGCAAAATATTGCCAGTTTATTTTACGGACCTATTTTGCTGGCGGCTCAAGAATCAGAACCATTAAAAGAATGGAGAAAAGTAACATTAGATGCTAAAGACATAAGTAAATCGATAAATGGTGATCCAGAGAAATTACAATTTGTTATTGATGGAGTTATTTTTAAGCCTTTTTATAACACCTATGGACGTCATTCGGTTTATTTGGATGTTACGCTAAAATAA
- a CDS encoding DUF5695 domain-containing protein, which yields MQITKKFSLLLILIGTMSVQAQDYWSRIEKKEPTLGIAEVYQKFSTPTFQLKLVKASQTVAGLRSNKNLNFDFTPSDRLEIRDKDGLYHLGDINLRIKETNSDWKSYSTAAKRGVITPLETSQKILAAADLANTLPADIPVTIKRYYETNGNDLILRFVITNKTANNIEIGALGIPMIFNNILEGRSLNETHAQNVFFDPYIGMDAGYLEVKRLSGEGPALVVMPEENMAFEAYRPLNDDPTPRSIVFEGFHEWMVYSKAYADNEWKGAEQWNKPTSLILKPNESKSFALKMALSEGIEDIQNTLVKEEIPVATSIPGYVLPQDIKSQLFLNYKSDVSSFEIEPKGTLQIKEDGKTAKGLKKYTVSGVKWGRVRLTVNYKNGVKQTINYKVIKPETEVIKDFGHFLTTAQWFDQPDPIFKRNPSVISYDYETKKQLTQDSRAWVAGLSDEGGAGGWLAAIMKQLIQPDKEEIKKLEQFVDKTLWGNIQYSEGKNKYGVKKSVFYYEPDSLPKGTYSKDIDYSTWAAWKHKDANDPGRSYNYPHVAAAYWTLYRLARYNTGLVNSKSWDWYLKQAYYTSIAMTEQAPYYAQFGQMEGSVFLLILEDLKNENLTDMSSSLESKMKERANHWRALEYPFGSEMPWDSTGQEEVYMWSDYFGYEEKADVTLNAILAYMPTMPHWAYNGNARRYWDFLYGGKLSRVERQIHHYGSSLNAIPVLKQYRKKPEDLYLLKVGYGGLLGGISNITEDGFGPAAFHSYPSELRIDYISGDYGSGFYGYAVNTATYITKEDDLGWLAFGGNITAKGDIVEVKLTTAAKSKVFIGPKQLWLTLDAGTFEKVTYNTKTDEVEITLNSENEFTPNAYLRINKDITLPYAKVRGAYEIPLQKKSIQIKLQQK from the coding sequence ATGCAAATCACAAAAAAGTTTAGTTTATTATTGATTTTGATAGGAACCATGAGTGTTCAAGCTCAAGATTACTGGAGCAGAATTGAAAAAAAAGAACCCACTTTGGGTATTGCCGAGGTGTATCAAAAATTCAGCACACCCACTTTTCAATTAAAATTAGTGAAAGCATCACAAACGGTCGCAGGTTTAAGATCTAATAAAAACCTGAATTTTGATTTTACGCCTAGTGACAGACTTGAAATTAGAGACAAAGATGGTTTGTATCATTTAGGTGATATAAATTTAAGAATTAAAGAAACTAACAGTGATTGGAAAAGTTATTCAACGGCTGCAAAACGTGGAGTAATTACACCTTTAGAAACTTCTCAAAAAATTTTAGCGGCTGCTGATCTAGCCAATACATTGCCTGCAGATATTCCGGTTACGATTAAAAGATATTATGAAACCAATGGAAATGATTTAATATTAAGATTTGTAATTACTAATAAAACTGCTAATAATATTGAGATAGGAGCTTTAGGTATTCCTATGATATTCAATAATATTTTAGAAGGGAGATCACTTAATGAAACGCATGCTCAAAATGTGTTTTTCGATCCATACATTGGAATGGATGCTGGGTATTTAGAGGTTAAAAGATTAAGCGGAGAAGGACCAGCATTAGTTGTTATGCCTGAAGAAAATATGGCTTTTGAAGCGTATCGTCCCCTAAATGATGATCCAACACCAAGAAGCATCGTTTTTGAAGGATTTCATGAATGGATGGTGTATAGCAAAGCCTATGCTGATAATGAATGGAAAGGTGCGGAGCAATGGAACAAGCCGACATCATTAATTTTGAAACCTAACGAATCCAAAAGTTTTGCTTTAAAAATGGCATTGTCAGAAGGGATTGAGGATATCCAAAATACGCTTGTAAAAGAAGAAATTCCTGTAGCGACAAGTATACCTGGATATGTTCTTCCTCAAGATATCAAATCGCAGTTATTTTTAAATTACAAAAGCGATGTAAGCTCATTTGAAATTGAACCTAAAGGCACACTTCAAATAAAAGAAGATGGAAAAACGGCTAAAGGTCTAAAAAAATATACAGTTAGTGGTGTAAAATGGGGAAGAGTTAGATTAACTGTCAATTATAAAAATGGAGTAAAACAAACCATAAATTATAAAGTTATCAAGCCTGAAACCGAAGTTATTAAAGATTTTGGACATTTCTTGACAACGGCACAATGGTTTGACCAGCCCGATCCAATTTTTAAAAGAAATCCTTCGGTAATCAGTTACGATTACGAAACCAAAAAACAATTAACTCAAGACAGCCGAGCTTGGGTTGCAGGTTTAAGTGACGAAGGCGGAGCAGGAGGCTGGTTAGCGGCTATAATGAAACAGCTTATCCAACCAGATAAAGAAGAAATTAAAAAGTTAGAGCAATTTGTAGATAAAACGCTTTGGGGTAATATTCAATACAGCGAAGGCAAAAATAAATACGGAGTTAAGAAAAGCGTATTTTATTATGAGCCAGATTCATTGCCAAAAGGTACTTACAGCAAAGATATAGATTATTCTACTTGGGCGGCTTGGAAGCATAAAGATGCAAATGATCCGGGAAGATCGTATAATTATCCCCACGTCGCTGCTGCCTATTGGACATTGTATCGTTTAGCACGATATAATACAGGTTTAGTCAATAGTAAATCTTGGGATTGGTATTTAAAGCAAGCGTATTATACATCGATAGCAATGACTGAGCAAGCTCCATATTATGCTCAGTTTGGTCAAATGGAAGGTTCTGTGTTTTTATTGATTTTAGAGGATTTGAAAAATGAAAACCTTACTGATATGTCATCCAGCTTAGAATCAAAGATGAAAGAAAGAGCGAATCACTGGAGAGCACTCGAATATCCTTTTGGCAGTGAGATGCCATGGGACTCAACAGGTCAGGAAGAAGTATATATGTGGTCTGATTATTTTGGTTATGAAGAAAAGGCAGATGTAACTTTAAACGCAATTTTGGCTTATATGCCTACAATGCCGCACTGGGCTTATAATGGCAATGCCCGCAGATATTGGGATTTTTTATATGGAGGAAAATTATCAAGAGTAGAACGCCAGATTCATCATTACGGGTCTTCATTAAATGCTATTCCAGTGTTGAAACAATACAGAAAAAAACCGGAAGATTTGTATCTGTTAAAAGTGGGTTACGGAGGTCTTTTGGGCGGTATTTCAAACATTACCGAAGATGGATTTGGTCCAGCAGCATTTCACTCTTATCCTTCAGAGTTAAGAATTGACTATATATCTGGAGATTATGGTTCTGGTTTTTATGGCTATGCAGTCAATACAGCTACCTATATTACAAAAGAAGATGATTTAGGATGGTTGGCTTTTGGCGGTAATATCACTGCAAAAGGAGATATAGTGGAAGTAAAATTAACAACTGCGGCAAAATCTAAAGTATTTATTGGTCCAAAACAGTTGTGGTTAACATTGGATGCAGGAACTTTTGAAAAAGTAACTTATAATACTAAAACAGATGAGGTAGAGATTACCTTAAATAGTGAAAATGAATTTACTCCAAATGCCTATTTGAGAATTAACAAAGATATCACGTTGCCTTATGCTAAAGTGCGAGGTGCATACGAAATACCTTTGCAAAAGAAAAGTATTCAAATAAAATTACAGCAAAAATAA
- a CDS encoding family 43 glycosylhydrolase, producing the protein MIKKNTLFICFLLFFIVSSYAQEKVNVNLVNAGNPILPGYFADPTIKKFGDIYYIYATTDNEMLASGTPTVWYSKDLKNWYNYTMEIPPFTSKPITNFWAPDILVGNDGKYYLYFGNCEIGCNIYGYVSDTPIGPWKKLDENDKPVISNGYPREGFPSLDAQFFTDTDGKIYGYWGTWVHYNGGYAVGELNGATMKDMVNSKNIPLSQTPKPFEAAYMMKKGSKYILMYSGDSCHDETYNVRYSYADTPYGPFTEGANNPILSTTEDKTTHGPGHHSVLQDGNDYYIVYHKHDYPMTRGGLARQVCIDKMIFENDSTIKAVVPTSKGIDNIVKSNVPENIALNASAAASSYYHLQSLQYDYKYEPNFAVDNNNATMWKAGNNTFPQDLTIDLGSAKEIKRVMTQFEFASYYYQYKLEYSADGKNWKVYADKSQNHTSGSPMIDDNAISARYLKLTVLGTEKTGLYAAVWNIKVYSSLFEIPLQLENKKSNREPAAVSSHKMLIDLDIIGEKQTNSLVKLPNKGSIGGTFAKEGKVTLETDDEGIKAIKFTNGTLVLDKPVPKSLAWNGSYTVATWVKNPEVDKEGEILASWCDRNQYNLANSYNALAYNSGHYGAAPHLDGHFDMKYNQVPEQNKWHHIVLTFDGVVEKIYVDGVLDNSQNMMLSSAIDKAKIIIGASDVGENYTGYMVSLKMYDYALGKEEITNLMKISMPKKDKDSKK; encoded by the coding sequence ATGATTAAAAAGAACACGTTATTCATCTGCTTTTTACTCTTTTTTATAGTAAGCAGTTATGCTCAAGAAAAAGTAAATGTTAACTTAGTTAATGCTGGAAATCCAATTTTACCAGGCTATTTTGCTGATCCCACTATTAAAAAATTTGGTGATATTTATTATATCTATGCTACTACCGATAATGAAATGCTGGCTTCTGGAACTCCAACGGTTTGGTACAGCAAAGATTTAAAAAACTGGTATAATTATACGATGGAAATTCCTCCGTTTACATCAAAGCCAATTACTAATTTTTGGGCTCCGGATATTTTAGTAGGCAATGACGGTAAATATTATTTGTATTTTGGCAACTGCGAAATTGGCTGTAATATATATGGTTACGTATCTGATACGCCGATTGGGCCATGGAAAAAATTAGACGAAAATGATAAGCCAGTAATTTCTAATGGATACCCAAGAGAAGGTTTTCCATCATTAGACGCACAGTTTTTTACAGATACCGATGGTAAAATATATGGCTATTGGGGGACTTGGGTGCACTATAATGGAGGATATGCTGTGGGCGAGCTAAATGGTGCTACGATGAAAGACATGGTGAATTCAAAAAATATTCCTTTGAGCCAGACTCCTAAGCCTTTTGAAGCGGCTTATATGATGAAAAAGGGCAGTAAGTATATCCTAATGTATTCTGGTGATTCCTGCCACGATGAAACCTATAATGTGAGATATTCTTATGCAGATACACCTTACGGGCCTTTTACAGAAGGCGCTAATAACCCAATTTTAAGTACAACCGAAGATAAAACCACGCATGGTCCCGGACATCATTCGGTTTTACAAGATGGTAATGATTATTATATTGTTTACCATAAACACGATTACCCGATGACTCGTGGCGGTCTTGCAAGGCAGGTTTGTATTGATAAAATGATTTTTGAAAATGACTCTACTATAAAAGCGGTAGTTCCTACTTCTAAGGGGATTGACAATATTGTAAAATCAAATGTGCCTGAAAACATTGCTTTAAACGCAAGTGCAGCCGCATCATCTTATTATCATTTGCAATCTTTACAATACGATTATAAGTACGAACCCAACTTTGCTGTTGATAATAATAATGCAACAATGTGGAAAGCAGGTAATAATACATTTCCACAAGATTTAACGATAGATTTAGGCAGTGCAAAAGAAATAAAAAGGGTAATGACCCAATTTGAGTTTGCAAGCTATTACTATCAATATAAATTGGAATATTCGGCAGATGGCAAAAACTGGAAAGTATATGCTGACAAGTCCCAAAATCATACGTCTGGCAGTCCTATGATCGATGATAATGCTATTTCGGCACGTTATTTAAAGCTAACAGTATTAGGTACGGAAAAAACAGGGCTTTATGCTGCAGTTTGGAATATTAAAGTATATAGTTCTTTGTTTGAGATTCCTTTGCAATTAGAAAATAAAAAATCAAATAGAGAACCTGCTGCTGTAAGTTCTCATAAAATGCTGATTGACCTTGATATTATTGGAGAAAAACAAACAAACTCTTTGGTTAAATTACCTAATAAAGGTTCTATTGGAGGCACTTTTGCAAAAGAGGGAAAAGTAACTTTAGAAACAGATGATGAAGGTATAAAAGCAATCAAGTTTACCAATGGCACTTTAGTATTAGACAAACCTGTTCCAAAAAGTTTAGCTTGGAATGGATCGTATACTGTTGCAACTTGGGTAAAGAATCCGGAAGTTGACAAAGAGGGAGAAATTTTAGCATCATGGTGTGACAGAAATCAATACAATCTGGCAAATTCATACAATGCATTAGCTTACAATAGTGGTCATTATGGTGCTGCGCCACATTTGGACGGGCATTTTGATATGAAATACAATCAAGTTCCTGAACAAAATAAATGGCATCATATTGTATTGACTTTTGATGGAGTTGTAGAGAAAATTTATGTTGATGGCGTACTGGATAATTCGCAGAACATGATGCTGTCATCTGCAATTGATAAAGCTAAAATTATAATTGGTGCTTCAGATGTTGGAGAAAATTACACTGGTTATATGGTTTCATTAAAGATGTATGATTATGCACTCGGCAAAGAGGAAATAACTAATCTGATGAAAATATCGATGCCAAAAAAGGATAAAGATTCAAAGAAATAA